The Acinetobacter calcoaceticus sequence TTAATGCGTTCATATAACTCTTTACGCGTTTGCATAATATCAACCACGTTCTTTTGCGTGCCTTCTTTACGCAAGGTTTCATACACAGTTTCGGCAGCTTTGTTCATAGCACGGAAAGCAGAAAGTGGATAAAGTGCAAGGCTTACATCTGCAGATGCTAACTCTTCAGTGGTAAACAGTGGTGTAGAACCAAACTCGGTAATGTTTGCCAAAATTGGTGCGCCAGTTGTTTGAGCAAATTGCTTATACATATCAAGCTCGGTAATTGCTTCAGGGAACAACATGTCAGCACCAGCTTCAATGTAAGCACCCGCACGGTCAATTGCAGCTTGTAAACCATCTACAGCCAATGCATCAGTACGGGCCATAATCACGAAGCTGTCATCACCACGCGCATCAACCGCAGCTTTAATACGGTCAACCATTTCTTCTTGAGTCACAATGGCTTTGTTCGGACGGTGACCACAACGTTTTGCGCCCACTTGGTCTTCAATATGCATTGCCGCAGCACCAAACTTGATGAGTGCTTTTGTGGTACGCGCAATGTTAAATGCAGAAGCACCAAAACCTGTGTCCGCATCGACCAATAATGGAAGATCGCATACATCGGTAATACGGCGTACATCTGTCAACACATCGTCAAGGTTACTGATTCCTAAATCAGGCAAGCCTAAAGAACCAGCTGCTACACCACCACCTGATAAGTAAATCGCTTTATAACCTGCACGTTTTGCCAAAAGTGCATGATTGGCATTAATAGTTCCAACCACTTGTAATGGCTTTTCTTGGGCTACGGCTTCGCGAAATAGCTGACCTGCGGATTGTTTAGCCATTGTTATGTTCTCCTTGTGCTTGTAGCAGTGTTTGCTCAATAATTTTGTAAGAAGCATTGATATGTCGATGCATGAGCAGCTCGGCAAGTTCACCATCGCCTTCTGCAATTGCATCTAAAATACGGATATGTTCGTCCCAAGCTTTGCTCGGTCGATCAGGTGTGTTTGAAAACTGAATTCGGTACATACGGATGAGGTGATAAAGCTCATCACACAACATTTTTTCTAGGGTTTTATTGCCACTACTTTTAATAATGCAGTAGTGAAAATCGTCCTGCCCTTCTTGCAAGTAATATCCTTTACCTGCTTTAAAATTTTCATCTTCAGCATGCATACGCAATACATCGCGTAGCGCCAAAATTTGCTTTTTATCAATATGCTGTGCAGCAAGTTTACAAGCCAAACCTTCTAAAGACGCACGAATCTGGTAAAGCTCTTTAAACTGTTGCAGCGATAGCGAAACCACACGCGCACCCACATGTGCAGTGCGCTCAACTAATTTTTGACCTTCAAGACGATGAATTGCTTCACGCAAAGGTCCACGGCTAATGCCATAAGTCCGTGCCAGTTCAGGTTCAGATATTTTGCTACCTGCCGGAATTTGACCCAAAACAATAGCCGTCTGTATTTGTTTAAATACATTCTCGGTCAGTGTTCTACCCTGACTTTGTAGAGGCTCTGGTGCGAAGGTCAAATCTTGCATATTGTCGACAATTTTTAATCAATTATGGCTTTTATAGCGTTATGACTGAAAAAAATCAAGGTGATTGTTGACACTTTAGAGAACGCACTAGGTCAATTGTGCTCAATAAAGTACTTTATTTGCCATAAATTCAGATTATCTCACTTCTCCTTGTTAATACTTATAAAACAAATGGTTATTTACATATTTTCATAAATACGGAAGAGATTTATATCTAGATTAAATAGAGATATTTGTCCCTTCAAACTTTAGTCTACAACCCATGTATGACAGCAAGATTGTAGAAAATCCGATTGAATACGATTTTTATGGATAAATTAGTATCTATTTACCGTAATTTCATTTAATCCGTTTTTATTATTTATTTGCCAGAAAATATCAATATTAATGAAATTATCAGGTGCTTCACGGTAGCTTTATTGATACATTATTGAGCATCGACATAGAAGTAATGCATTTTTCGAGACAGAAAAAGCTTAACTCTATGCATATTGTTGAATGAAAGGACTTTTTTGATGTTTCAACATATCCCCCCATACGCAGGCGACCCAATTTTATCTTTAATGGAACAGTTCAATGCTGATACTCGTTCTGAAAAAGTAAACTTGAGTATTGGTCTTTACTATAACGAAGACAGTATTGTTCCTCAGTTAGAGACCATTATCGAGGCGCAAAAGCGTATTGAGCCTAAGAACGGTAAAACCAAACTTTATTTGCCAATGGAAGGCTTCAAACCTTACCGTGAAGCAATTCAAGCACTTTTATTTGGTGCAAACAGCCCAGCAGTTAAAGCTGGCCGTGCTGTAACCATCCAAACGCTTGGTGGTTCAGGTGCATTGAAAGTTGGTGCTGACTTCTTAAAAACCTATTTCCCAAATTCAGACGTTTGGGTAAGCCAACCAACTTGGGATAACCACGTTGCAATTTTTAATGGCGCTGGCATTAAGACTCATTTCTACCCATATTTCGATAACGAAACTCGTGGTGTAGATTTTGACGGCATGTTGTCTACGCTTAAAACGTTGTCTGAGCAAAGCATTGTGTTGTTGCACCCATGCTGCCACAACCCAACGGGTGCTGACCTAAACCCAGCGCAATGGGATCAAGTGATTGCGGTATTAAAAGATCGTAACCTTATTCCATTCCTAGACATCGCTTACCAAGGTTTTGGCGATGGTATGGAAGAAGATGCGTATGCTATCCGTGCTTTAGACCAAGCGGGTTTAAACTTCATTGTGAGCAACTCGTTCTCTAAAATCTTCTCTTTATATGGCGAGCGTGTTGGCGGCTTAACTTTCGTATGTGACGATGCAGAAGCTGCTCAGTGCACATTCGGTCAGTTAAAAGCGACTGTACGCCGTATTTATTCTAGCCCTCCTACAACAGGTGCTTGGTTAGTTGATGAAGTGTTAAATGACGCTGAACTTAACCAACAATGGCAAGGTGAAGTGAAAGAGATGCGTGAGCGTATTATCAAAATGCGTAGCATCTTAAAAGACGAACTCACTAAAGCATTACCAGAGCTTGACTTTAGCTACCTTGTAAACCAAAAAGGTATGTTTAGCTACACAGGTTTAACTGCTGAGCAAGTTGATATCTTGCGTGAAGAATATGCAATCTACTTAGTACGTAGTGGTCGTATTTGTGTGGCAGGTTTAAACATGAACAATGTTTACACCGTTGCAAAAGCAGTTGCTGAAGTGCTTGCTAAATCAACAGCAGCAGCATAAAACAGCTTTAAAAGAAAAGGCGCTTCGGCGCCTTTTTTTATATATCGATATTAGAATTTCCTTTTGCCCCAATACTTCAGTTTTGATGTGTGTCCAATACCCACATTAAAGCTATTGGTTGGGTCGAGTTTTTGGTAAAAGTTCGCTAAAGCAGGTTTAGCAATGTAAAGATGCCCAACATTATGCTCTGCTGGGTACTCAGCACGGCGTGCATCAAGCAGTTTCCACATTTGGTGTTCCATTTCTAATGGATCATTACCCTTTTTGAGAATATAGTCCTGATGGAAAACATGACAAAAGAAATGTCCATAATAGAGTTTATGGAGGATGTTCTTTTCCATCTCGGCTGGCAGTTGCTCTACCCATTCACGGTCATTACGACGTAACGCAATATCAAGCGCGACAATATCTTCAACTTCACTACGGTGTGTATCGCGATAACGAATTGCAGCTCCCGCAATTGCAAAGCGGTGTAAGAAAGCCTTTCGCCCTTCCTCTTCGCTACATACGAAATAGCTACCTGACGGATGCACTGCAAAATATTCTTTTAAAAATTGCTCAGTCTGTGTTTTCGAATTATTTTCAACGCGTAAGACTAAATGATGCTCATAACGGTCTCGATATTCCGTCATACGCTTAGGCAAATGGCTTGGTAAAAAGAAAGTAATGGCCTGTAAAACATGATCAGTTAAGCCTTTAATTTTAAATCTTTCTAAAAAGCCATCGACTTTATCTTTCATGGCGAAGGCTTTTGGAACATTGGCTGTGCCGAACTTTTCAATAAACAAAAAAGTGTCTTTTCCGTACTTTTCACCAATCAGATAAGCATCGCGGTGAATATATTCACCTGCGATCGGTAGGCTTGGCAACGAGGTAAGTAAGTAACGACGTAACGCTGTTAAATCGTCAGCATCATTACTACCAATATAAAAGACATTGCTCTCTACTTTTTCATAAGTATCAAGGCGTACAGCAAACACACAGACTTTACCTGCTGAACCAGATACTTCAAACAAACGTGACGGGTCAGCATTAAAACGTGCTGGTGAATCTTCATCGACTTGAGTCACATCATGTGCATAACGATGGTCCGAGGCCTGCTTTTCACCATCATCTAAAACATCTACAGCTTGATATTGCTGTTTCTCTAAACGCGTCAAAATTTCTTCGGGTGTTGAGCCTAAATTCACACCTAAATGATTCACCAGTTCTAATTGACCAGCAGCATTCACTTGAGCATATAACGCTAGTTCAGTATATGCAGGACCACGACGTACCAATGCGCCGCCAGAGTTGTTACACACACCGCCGAGTACTGATGCGCCAATACATGATGAGCCAATCACCGAATGCGGTTCACGGTCATAACCTTTTAAAATTTGCTCTAAATTGTCTAAAGTCGCACCCGGTAAACAAATCACTTGCTTACCGTCCTGAATCACTTGAATGCCCTTTAATCGGCGCGTACTCATGACCAAAACAGGACGGTCATAGTCATCGCCATATGGCGTCGAACCACCAGTGAGCCCCGTATTCGCCGCCTGCATAATCACCACACAATCTGCATCAATTGCAGCTTGTAACACTTGCCATTGCTCTAGCAATGTTCCTGGCACCACCACAGCCAGTACTTTCCCCTCGCCAAAACGACGACCTTGACGGTACTGACGTGTGCTTTGATCATCGGTCAGAACATGCGAACGCCCTACAATATTCTGTAAACGTTCAATCACTGCTTGAGGAGAAAATGTTTGCATGATGGTTTCCTTTTGGTCATCCATTTATCAAATTAGACCAACACGACGGCGTCTTACCGTTTGTAATTTATAATTTAATTAGCTCATTCTCTAATTCGAATCAGCCCTATATTTACTATCTCGGTTGGCGGCATGGATGCCGCCTGTTGAGTAACAGTACAAGGAAGTACTGTTTGCTCAACAAAAGGTTTTTGGTTACTTTTGACCTTTCAAAAGTGACAAACACCTATACGTAAAACATTAGCAAATCACCAAATTTTAAGGCTGTGCTTACTGCTTCACTTAAAAAGTTATTTCTTAAAAACCTTGCTTCATCGCCTGTACTAAACAATCCGCATTAATATCCTGAATTGACTTAGCACCCGTGAGCGTCATCGCAACACGCATTTCCTTATCAATCAAATCAAGCAAGTTCGACACCCCTTGCCCACCTGCTGCTGCCAAGGCATAAACAAATGCGCGGCCAAGTAACACTGTATCTGCACCGAGTGCCAACATACGCACCACATCCAAACCATTACGAATGCCTGAGTCAGCCAAAATCGCCAAATCACCTTTCACTGCATCAGCAATTGCAGGCAACGCACGGGCAGATGACATCACGCCATCTAACTGACGACCGCCATGGTTAGATACCACAATGCCATCTGCACCAAAACGTACAGCATCTTTGGCATCTTCAGGGTCTAAAATACCTTTAATGACCATTGGGCCATCCCAAAATTCACGGATCCACTCAAGGTCTTTCCATGAAATCGATGGGTCGAAGTTTGAACCCAACCAGCCGATATAATCTTCAAGTCCAGTTGGTTTACCTAAATATTTAGAAATATTACCTAAGTCGTGCGGACGACCCATTAACCCCACATTCCATGCCCAATGCGGATGAAACATTGACTGCACATAACGGCGCATAGCCGCATTAGACCCACTCATTCCAGAATGGGCATCGCGATAACGCGCACCCGGCACAGGCATATCTACAGTAAACACTAGTGTTGAGCAGCCTGCTGCTTTAGCACGTTCCAAAGCATTACGCATAAAACCACGGTCACGTAATACATAAAGCTGGAACCACATTGGACGGCTGATTGCAGGTGCCACTTCTTCAATCGGACAAACAGAAACCGTTGAAAGCGTAAATGGAATACCCTTTTTATCGGCTGCCATCGCGGCCTGAACTTCACCGCGGCGCGCATACATGCCTGTTAAACCGACAGGAGCCAACGCAACTGGCATCGACAAGGTTTCATTAAACAGTTTTGTCTCTAAACTTAAAGCTGACATGTCATTCAGCACACGTTGACGCAATGCAATTTCTGACAAATCTTGTACGTTGCGCTTTAATGTATATTCCGAATACGCTCCACCATCGATGTAATGAAATAAAAATGGAGGTAAGCGACGCTGTGCCGCAGCACGGTAATCATTGCCAGAAGAAATAATCATTTTAAATCAACTCTATTTAAACGGTTTGCACGTTTCTGGCGAGCTTCATCTTCATCCAGAGAACGCACATGATTAATCACAAATTCAATATGACCGCAGACAGCTTGGCGTGCGGCCTCGGGATCTTTACGATCAATAGCATCCATCACCTGAAAATGCTGTTCACTCAGCAAGTCACCATTTATCGGATCGTTATAGACTTTTTTACGTCCCAACAAGACGTTGTATTGCAGCAAATCAAACAAGCTGCGCATCATTTGAATCAGCACAACATTATGCGAAGCCTCAGCAATAGCTAAATGAAATTCGGCATCTGCAACCGCCGCCTGCGCTGAGTCACCCGCATTTTGATGGCGACTAATTTCATTAAAATAATGATGAATTTTGGCGCGATCTTCAGGTGTTGAGCGCAATGCCGCATACCATGCCGTGCCCCCCTCGAGTAATAGCCGCGCCTCTTGTACATCAAAACGGTAAAGCGGATCTTCTTCCATCAGGTTGCTAATCGGGTTCACAATGAGTTGCTGTGGCCACTGTTCAGGTAACTGTTGAATATAAGTCCCATCTCCACGGCGGCTAATAAGCACACCTTGACTATTGAGCTGTTGAATTGCTTCACGCAAAGAAGGACGAGAAACCCCTAAGCTAGTTGCAAGCTGGCGCTCGGCAGGCAAACGGTCACCTTTTCTCATGTGACGCTCTTCAATTAATGCCTGCAATTTCATGACCACTTGATCGGAGATTCTCATCGCGTTTCCTTCACTCGAGTTATGGAATCATCCACGGAACTAGATAAGCCTGAACCGTAATAATGATGCCAACAAAGACAGTGAATATGATGCTATGTTTTACCGTGAAACGGAACAAGTCAGATTCTTTTCCAACCAAGCCTACTGCTGCGCAAGCAATTGCAATCGACTGTGGAGAAATCATCTTACCTGTCACACCACCACTGGTATTCGCTGCTACAAGCAATACTTCTGGAATACCAATCTGCTGAGCAGTGGTCGCTTGTAATGCGGAGAACAAAGCATTTGAAGATGTATCTGAACCCGTAAGAAACACACCAAGCCAACCTAAGAATGGCGAGAAGAAAGTAAAAGCATGACCCGTATGCGATAGAGCCAAAGCTAAAGTTGCAGATAATCCTGAATAGTTCGCAATAAAAGCAAAAGCTAACACCATACCAATTGAATAAATTGGTGTTTTTAACTCATTTAGTGTTTCACCAAAGGTCGTTACTGCCTCACTCGCTTTCATTTTCAAGAAAATAGCAGTGATAATTGCAGCAATAAAAATTGCAGTACCTGTCGCAGAGAACCAGTCAAACTTATAAATCGCTTCATATGGTTTCATCTCTGACACAATCGGCGGCATTTTTTCGACCAATTTATGCAAGTACGGCACTTCAAGTTTAAAAATTAAATGTTCCAGTGCGCCATCTTTTGCAAACAATGCTTTAAATGGCTTAACACTCCAGATCGTCACCATGGCCGTTAAGATGGCAAATGGAGACCACGCCTTAACAATTTTCCCAATACTATAACGCTGAATCGTTGTAGGTTGCTGAGTTAGCGTTTGACCAGCTTCAGGTTCAAAACGGAAAATATGTTTTGGTTTCCAGAAACGGAACAACACAGTCAGGCTGACCAATGAAGCAATTGCCGCCGTAATATCAGGTAATTCAGGACCAATAAAGTTAGATGTTAGATATTGTGCAATCGCAAAAGCGCCACCACCAACCACTACAGCAGGCCAAGTTTCTTTAACGCCACGCCAGCCATCCATAATGGCCATGATCCAGAACAGCACAATTAGCGTTAAAAACGGCAACTGACGTCCAACCATCTGGCTAATTTCCATGGTATCTACACCAGAAACCTGCCCCGCCACAATAATTGGAATGCCCATCGCACCAAAAGCAACTGGCGCAGTATTCACAATCAAACATAAACCGGCAGCGTAAAGTGGTTTAAAACCCAAACCAACGAGCAGTGCAGCAGTAATTGCGACAGGAGCACCAAAACCGGCAGCTCCCTCCAGGAAAGTACCAAAAGCAAAGCCAACCAGTAACATTTGTAGGCGCTGATCTTCGGTAATTGACAAAATGCTTGAGCGAATCACCTCAAACTGGCCTGTTTTTACCGAAATTTTATATAAAAAGACTGCCCCAATAATGATCCATGAAATTGGCCATAAACCGTAGAAGAAACCATAAATAATGGATGCAAAGGCCATTTGACCCGGCATTTGATAGAAAAAGAGAGCGATCAACAATGCAAGAATGACTGTGCCCGTACCCGCAATACTGCCTTTTAAACGAAAAACCGCCAAGGCCAAAAAGAAGAAAATAATCGGGATTAATGCAACTGCACTGGACAGCCAAATATTATTTAAAGGGTCATAAAGTTGTTGCCACATATTGAGCATTGTCATCTCCTTGAAATGCTGGGGCGAATTTTTTGTACCTTAAAATTTTAAACATTTAGCACAATTGGTATTACCAATTAAAATTTAAGCGCAAATGTTATTCCTTAAACCATAGGTCGCATCATAAATACACCTATTAACAAGATCAACCATTAAATAAGCAATATAATTGGTATGACCAATAGGTCCAAGTAAAATCAAGCTATTTCTTATTTATAAATTTTATTATTAGACTAAAGTTGTAAAAAAGATCTTATAAATTTAGATCTGATCTACAGAAATAAAGCGTAAAACTTGAATATAAAAACTATAAACATAACCATTAATTGAGAAATGTATAATAATGCTCAAAACTCAAATCATTTGTATTGAACTGAATAATGACTACTTTAACGTGTTTTAAAGCCTATGATATCCGAGGTAAACTCGGCACCGAATTGAATGAAGAAATCACCTATAAAATTGGCCGTGCTTATGGACAGATCTATAAACCAAAGACTGTGGTAGTCGGTTGTGATATTCGTCTAAGCAGTGAGTCTTTAAAACAAGCGACCATTCGAGGCCTAAATGATGCTGGTGTGAATGTGCTTGACTTAGGCATGACGGGTACTGAAGAGGTCTATTTCGCCGCTTTTCATTTAGATGTACAAGGTGGTATTGAAGTTACCGCTAGTCATAACCCAATGGACTATAACGGTATGAAACTGGTACGAGAAAATGCTCGTCCAATTAGTGCAGATACAGGTTTAAAAGAAATTCAGGCTTTGGCAGAAACCAATCACTTTGAAGAGGTTAGCCAAAAAGGCACTACTCAAAGTTATAACATCTTGCCTGAATTTGTTGAACATTTACTCACTTATATTGAACCAGCAAAAATCCGCCCATTAAAATTAGTGGTAAATGCGGGTAATGGTGCAGCTGGTCACGTCATTGATGCCATTGAAGAAAAATTCAAATCGCTTAACGTACCTGTTGAATTTATCAAAATTCACCATGAAGCAGACGGCACCTTCCCAAATGGGATTCCTAACCCAATTTTAATTGAAAACCGTGACAGTACCCGAAATGCTGTACTTGAACATAAAGCAGATATGGGAATTGCATGGGATGGCGACTTTGACCGTTGTTTCCTGTTTGATGAAAAAGGTCAGTTCATTGAAGGCTACTATATTGTTGGCCTATTGGCTCAAGCTTTCTTGATTAAACAACCTGGCGAAAAAATTGTTCATGACCCACGGTTGGTTTGGAACACCTTTGATATTGTTAATCAATACAACGGCGTTGCTGTACAGTCAAAGTCTGGTCATGCCTTTATTAAAGATGTCATGCGTGAACACAATGCCGTATACGGCGGCGAAATGAGTGCCCATCACTACTTCCGTGACTTTGCTTACTGCGACAGCGGCATGATTCCGTGGTTACTCACCGTTGCCCTACTCTCGGAAACTAGACAATCCCTCTCAACTCTGGTTGAAAATATGATTGCCAAGTTCCCTTGTAGCGGTGAAATCAACTTTAAAGTGGAAAACACACAAACCACTATTCAAAAGATTTTTGATTACTACGCAGAACAGCAACCACAAATTGATCGTACCGATGGCGTAAGCCTCGACTTTGGCGCATGGCGTTTTAACGTCCGTGCATCCAACACCGAGCCCTTACTACGTTTAAACATCGAAAGTCGGGCAGACCGCCACGCTCAGCCTATGCAACATTATGTAGACGAATTGACAGGATTGATTCAGAACTAATCCATAATAAAAAAGGAGCGATTCGCTCCTTTTTATTGGTATTTAATTATATCCATTAGGATTTTGTTTCTGCCAGTTCCAGCTATCAGCAAGCATATCCTCTAAACTATGTTGCGGTTGCCAACCCAACTCAGCAACTGCACGGGTATTGTCTGCAAAAGAAGTCGCAACATCGCCAGCTCGACGTGCTACAAACTCAAAGGCTACAGGCATACCATTAACTTGCTCAAAGGTGTCTTTAACTTGCAAAACAGATGAACCATTACCTGTACCGATATTCCATGCTCGGCAACCTTTCGACTGTAATCGGTTATTTAGAGCACACAAATGCGCATTCGCTAAGTCAACCACATGAATATAGTCACGTACACCAGTGCCATCTACCGTGTCATAGTCACTACCATAAATAGATAATTTCTCACGGCGACCCACAGCAACTTGAGTCACATACGGCATTAAATTATTTGGAATACCTTGTGGATCTTCACCAATACGCCCACTCTTATGTGCACCGACTGGGTTAAAATAACGAAGCAATGCTATTGACCATTCTGGAGTAGAAGCCGACAACTTTTGCAATAATTGTTCAACAATCAACTTAGTATAACCATAGTTATTACTTGGTATACCTGTTGGCATGTCTTCGTTTAATGGCGATATATTACCTTCGTCATACACTGTTGCAGAGGAGCTAAATACAAGTGTATAAACACCAGCCTTTTCCATCGAGTTAACCAGTTGAATGCTACCCGCAATATTATTATCAAAATAAATGAGCGGTTTTTCTTGGCTTTCACCTACGGCTTTTAAACCAGCAAAGTGGATCACAGCGTCAATAGAATGCTCTTGAAATACACGATCAAGCTCATCTGCATTACGAATATCACCCTGCACAAAAGTTAAACTTTTTTGAGCGATATCTTGAACTCTATTTAAAGATTCTTCTGAGCTGTTTGATAGATTATCAAAAACAATAACGTCATGACCAGCCTGCAAAAGCTCAACACATGTGTGTGAACCAATATAACCTGCACCACCAGTGACTAGAATTTTAGCCATCTACTTTTCCTAACAATATTTTAATTAATCCACGCGTTGAAGCATCAAGTGTTGAAAGGTCATTTTGAACACCGTTTAAAATCGGAAGTAACTGATCAGCAATTTGCTTACCTTTCTCAACTCCCCACTGATCAAACGGGTTAATATTCCAGATCACTGACTGCACAAAAACTTTATGCTCATATAAAGCAATCAACATTCCTAAACTATAGGGGTTTAATTCTTTCAATAATAATGTAGAACTTGGTTGATTACCTTCATACTGCTTATAAATTGGTAAATTCTCTAATTCAGTCGAGTCTAAAGCTTCATTGCCAAAGGCTAATAATCTTGACTGTGCTAAACAGTTTGAAAGTGCAAGATGATGTTGTTCGACTAGAGCTTCTGCATTTTCCACATAGGTAAAATGATCTGCATTATAACGTTGGACTGGGGCAATAAAGTCACAACTTACAGCTTGCGTTCCTTGGTGTAACAATTGATAGAAGGCATGTTGAGCATTTGGTCCAACCTCTCCCCATATAATAGGGCAAGTATCAAGCTCAACTTTTAGGCCACTGCGCTGTACTGACTTACCATTAGATTCCATTTCTAGCTGCTGCAAGTACGCAGCAAAATATTTTAAACGCCCATCATAAGGTAATACCGCATGGGTATGAATATTTAAAAAGTTATTATTCCAAATTCCTAACAGTGCCATTAAAACCGGAATATTTTGATCAAAACTCGTATTTTGAAAATGCTCATCGACTGCATGAGCCCCTGCTAAAAGTTGCTGAAAACCTTCCACACCAATCGTCAAGGCTATAGGTAAGCCTATACAAGACCATAGAGAATAGCGTCCACCTACCCAGTCCCATAGTAATAGCTGGTTTTCAGGGGCGATCCCCCATTCGGTCATTTTGTCTGCTTTTGTAGATACGCCAACGAAATGACTTTTTAATACACGAGCATGTGTTCCTAACGCTTTTTCAAGCCACTGACGCACCGTTTGAGCATTTGATAAAGTATCAATCGTACCAAAAGACTTCGAAGAAATAATAAAGAGTGTTGTTTCTGGGCGAAGCTGGTGCAGTAACTCAGACAACTGGCTACCGTCCATCGTTGAAACAAAGTGCGTATTTAAAGGTTTAGCCGTTTTCACCTTAAAATCAGATAATGCATGAGTGACCATTTGCGGTCCTAAATCAGAACCACCCACCCCAAT is a genomic window containing:
- a CDS encoding aromatic amino acid transaminase, with product MFQHIPPYAGDPILSLMEQFNADTRSEKVNLSIGLYYNEDSIVPQLETIIEAQKRIEPKNGKTKLYLPMEGFKPYREAIQALLFGANSPAVKAGRAVTIQTLGGSGALKVGADFLKTYFPNSDVWVSQPTWDNHVAIFNGAGIKTHFYPYFDNETRGVDFDGMLSTLKTLSEQSIVLLHPCCHNPTGADLNPAQWDQVIAVLKDRNLIPFLDIAYQGFGDGMEEDAYAIRALDQAGLNFIVSNSFSKIFSLYGERVGGLTFVCDDAEAAQCTFGQLKATVRRIYSSPPTTGAWLVDEVLNDAELNQQWQGEVKEMRERIIKMRSILKDELTKALPELDFSYLVNQKGMFSYTGLTAEQVDILREEYAIYLVRSGRICVAGLNMNNVYTVAKAVAEVLAKSTAAA
- the lldP gene encoding L-lactate permease; amino-acid sequence: MTMLNMWQQLYDPLNNIWLSSAVALIPIIFFFLALAVFRLKGSIAGTGTVILALLIALFFYQMPGQMAFASIIYGFFYGLWPISWIIIGAVFLYKISVKTGQFEVIRSSILSITEDQRLQMLLVGFAFGTFLEGAAGFGAPVAITAALLVGLGFKPLYAAGLCLIVNTAPVAFGAMGIPIIVAGQVSGVDTMEISQMVGRQLPFLTLIVLFWIMAIMDGWRGVKETWPAVVVGGGAFAIAQYLTSNFIGPELPDITAAIASLVSLTVLFRFWKPKHIFRFEPEAGQTLTQQPTTIQRYSIGKIVKAWSPFAILTAMVTIWSVKPFKALFAKDGALEHLIFKLEVPYLHKLVEKMPPIVSEMKPYEAIYKFDWFSATGTAIFIAAIITAIFLKMKASEAVTTFGETLNELKTPIYSIGMVLAFAFIANYSGLSATLALALSHTGHAFTFFSPFLGWLGVFLTGSDTSSNALFSALQATTAQQIGIPEVLLVAANTSGGVTGKMISPQSIAIACAAVGLVGKESDLFRFTVKHSIIFTVFVGIIITVQAYLVPWMIP
- the lldR gene encoding transcriptional regulator LldR, with amino-acid sequence MVMKLQALIEERHMRKGDRLPAERQLATSLGVSRPSLREAIQQLNSQGVLISRRGDGTYIQQLPEQWPQQLIVNPISNLMEEDPLYRFDVQEARLLLEGGTAWYAALRSTPEDRAKIHHYFNEISRHQNAGDSAQAAVADAEFHLAIAEASHNVVLIQMMRSLFDLLQYNVLLGRKKVYNDPINGDLLSEQHFQVMDAIDRKDPEAARQAVCGHIEFVINHVRSLDEDEARQKRANRLNRVDLK
- the prpB gene encoding methylisocitrate lyase gives rise to the protein MAKQSAGQLFREAVAQEKPLQVVGTINANHALLAKRAGYKAIYLSGGGVAAGSLGLPDLGISNLDDVLTDVRRITDVCDLPLLVDADTGFGASAFNIARTTKALIKFGAAAMHIEDQVGAKRCGHRPNKAIVTQEEMVDRIKAAVDARGDDSFVIMARTDALAVDGLQAAIDRAGAYIEAGADMLFPEAITELDMYKQFAQTTGAPILANITEFGSTPLFTTEELASADVSLALYPLSAFRAMNKAAETVYETLRKEGTQKNVVDIMQTRKELYERINYYAFEDYLDNAFAKKK
- a CDS encoding GntR family transcriptional regulator — encoded protein: MQDLTFAPEPLQSQGRTLTENVFKQIQTAIVLGQIPAGSKISEPELARTYGISRGPLREAIHRLEGQKLVERTAHVGARVVSLSLQQFKELYQIRASLEGLACKLAAQHIDKKQILALRDVLRMHAEDENFKAGKGYYLQEGQDDFHYCIIKSSGNKTLEKMLCDELYHLIRMYRIQFSNTPDRPSKAWDEHIRILDAIAEGDGELAELLMHRHINASYKIIEQTLLQAQGEHNNG
- the dld gene encoding D-lactate dehydrogenase, with protein sequence MQTFSPQAVIERLQNIVGRSHVLTDDQSTRQYRQGRRFGEGKVLAVVVPGTLLEQWQVLQAAIDADCVVIMQAANTGLTGGSTPYGDDYDRPVLVMSTRRLKGIQVIQDGKQVICLPGATLDNLEQILKGYDREPHSVIGSSCIGASVLGGVCNNSGGALVRRGPAYTELALYAQVNAAGQLELVNHLGVNLGSTPEEILTRLEKQQYQAVDVLDDGEKQASDHRYAHDVTQVDEDSPARFNADPSRLFEVSGSAGKVCVFAVRLDTYEKVESNVFYIGSNDADDLTALRRYLLTSLPSLPIAGEYIHRDAYLIGEKYGKDTFLFIEKFGTANVPKAFAMKDKVDGFLERFKIKGLTDHVLQAITFFLPSHLPKRMTEYRDRYEHHLVLRVENNSKTQTEQFLKEYFAVHPSGSYFVCSEEEGRKAFLHRFAIAGAAIRYRDTHRSEVEDIVALDIALRRNDREWVEQLPAEMEKNILHKLYYGHFFCHVFHQDYILKKGNDPLEMEHQMWKLLDARRAEYPAEHNVGHLYIAKPALANFYQKLDPTNSFNVGIGHTSKLKYWGKRKF
- the lldD gene encoding FMN-dependent L-lactate dehydrogenase LldD, which gives rise to MIISSGNDYRAAAQRRLPPFLFHYIDGGAYSEYTLKRNVQDLSEIALRQRVLNDMSALSLETKLFNETLSMPVALAPVGLTGMYARRGEVQAAMAADKKGIPFTLSTVSVCPIEEVAPAISRPMWFQLYVLRDRGFMRNALERAKAAGCSTLVFTVDMPVPGARYRDAHSGMSGSNAAMRRYVQSMFHPHWAWNVGLMGRPHDLGNISKYLGKPTGLEDYIGWLGSNFDPSISWKDLEWIREFWDGPMVIKGILDPEDAKDAVRFGADGIVVSNHGGRQLDGVMSSARALPAIADAVKGDLAILADSGIRNGLDVVRMLALGADTVLLGRAFVYALAAAGGQGVSNLLDLIDKEMRVAMTLTGAKSIQDINADCLVQAMKQGF